In Achromobacter xylosoxidans A8, a single window of DNA contains:
- a CDS encoding YgeY family selenium metabolism-linked hydrolase gives MMMTLDVVALTQAMVRVPSLSGKEGEMAALMAATMREAGFSSVTTDSNGSVLGLIGPEDADVALLFDGHMDVVPVAGEWRFDPFGAEIRDGRLYGRGSTDMKGGIAAAICGVAEAARDGLKRRVAVSASVLEEVIEGHALASVLDICAPQAVVICEPSKLQIKAGQKGRVELLLTFHGKPAHAATPHIGVNPLHAAARALAVLESLPLPHDEVLGQALLVPTDIVSHPYPSISMIPISTTIRFDRRTVSGESLEDVLAQIRGHLAAHGLSDFTLRVSEDQVATYTGQHATPPRWLPGWRCDAEASLLQAARTAVSASGRDPVVGSWAFCTNGSESAGRRGIPTIGLGPGNEEDAHTIDESIALEQLEGARDIYRTLVRAVCG, from the coding sequence ATGATGATGACTCTGGACGTAGTTGCATTGACGCAGGCGATGGTGCGGGTTCCGAGCCTTTCGGGCAAGGAAGGCGAGATGGCGGCGCTGATGGCCGCGACCATGCGGGAGGCGGGCTTCAGTTCGGTCACGACCGATAGCAATGGCTCGGTGCTGGGATTGATCGGCCCCGAGGATGCGGACGTGGCCCTGTTGTTCGACGGGCACATGGACGTGGTGCCGGTGGCGGGCGAGTGGCGCTTCGATCCGTTCGGCGCCGAGATCCGGGATGGACGGCTGTATGGGCGCGGCAGCACCGACATGAAGGGTGGCATCGCCGCAGCGATTTGCGGCGTGGCGGAGGCCGCGCGGGATGGCTTGAAGCGCCGCGTGGCGGTGTCGGCCAGCGTGCTGGAGGAAGTCATCGAAGGGCATGCGCTGGCTTCGGTGCTGGACATCTGCGCACCGCAGGCGGTGGTCATCTGCGAGCCCTCGAAATTGCAGATCAAGGCGGGGCAGAAGGGACGGGTGGAGTTGCTGCTGACCTTCCACGGCAAGCCGGCCCATGCCGCGACGCCGCACATCGGCGTCAACCCCTTGCATGCCGCAGCCCGGGCGCTGGCGGTCCTGGAGAGCTTGCCTTTGCCGCACGATGAGGTGCTGGGCCAGGCGCTGCTGGTGCCGACGGATATCGTGTCGCATCCTTACCCGTCGATTTCCATGATTCCGATTTCGACGACGATACGTTTTGACCGGCGCACCGTGTCGGGCGAAAGCCTGGAGGACGTGCTGGCGCAGATCCGCGGGCATCTGGCCGCCCATGGCCTGTCCGATTTCACCTTGCGGGTCAGCGAGGACCAGGTGGCGACCTATACCGGGCAGCATGCCACGCCGCCGCGCTGGTTGCCGGGTTGGCGTTGCGATGCAGAGGCCAGCTTGTTGCAGGCCGCGCGCACGGCGGTCAGCGCCAGCGGCCGGGATCCGGTGGTGGGCAGCTGGGCATTCTGCACCAACGGGTCGGAATCGGCCGGACGCCGCGGTATCCCGACGATAGGATTGGGCCCGGGCAATGAAGAGGATGCCCACACGATCGACGAATCCATTGCGCTGGAGCAGCTGGAAGGCGCGCGCGACATCTATCGGACGCTGGTCCGCGCCGTCTGCGGTTGA
- a CDS encoding MFS transporter, with protein MDQSVESIAAPPVAADKDPLAARDDALYRKVAWRLLPFLMVCYIAAFLDRVNVGFAKLQMLDDLKFSETVYGLGAGIFFIGYFLFEVPSNVLMHRIGAKKTLARIMILWGIISAAMALTQTPTQFYILRFLLGAAEAGFYPGIILYLTYWFPSNRRGQIVAVFMTAVPFAGILGGPLSGWVMESFHDTHGLAGWQWMFIIEAIPSVLLGLAVFWYLDDRIDDARWLSTTEKSRLGQNLLREKTAKTEHVSMLTLLKDRRVVHMALICYCTVSSLSGLAFWIPSVIRSTGVVSLLDIGLLTAVPNICAVISMVLVCRHSDATRERRWHMIVPFLVGGTGLALSTLFSHNPMLAVAMLSVAAAGCMVCSPLFWSLPTAFLEGKSAAAGIAGINSFAGLAAFVSPYAIGWIKDLTGSTDWGMYFLASFALIGAVLVYRVPKSLVNR; from the coding sequence ATGGACCAGTCAGTCGAGAGTATTGCGGCGCCTCCGGTTGCCGCAGACAAGGATCCCCTGGCGGCGCGGGATGACGCGCTGTATCGGAAGGTGGCGTGGCGGCTGCTGCCGTTTTTGATGGTGTGCTACATCGCGGCGTTTCTGGACCGGGTGAACGTAGGCTTTGCCAAGCTGCAGATGCTGGACGATCTGAAGTTCAGCGAAACGGTGTACGGCCTGGGCGCGGGCATTTTCTTCATCGGCTATTTCCTGTTCGAGGTGCCGAGCAATGTGCTGATGCACCGCATCGGCGCGAAGAAGACGCTGGCGCGCATCATGATCCTGTGGGGCATCATCTCGGCCGCCATGGCCCTGACGCAGACGCCGACCCAGTTCTACATCCTGCGCTTCCTGCTGGGGGCGGCCGAGGCCGGCTTCTATCCCGGCATCATCCTGTACCTGACCTATTGGTTTCCGTCGAACCGGCGCGGCCAGATCGTGGCGGTGTTCATGACGGCGGTGCCGTTCGCCGGCATCCTGGGCGGGCCGCTGTCGGGCTGGGTGATGGAATCTTTCCATGACACGCATGGTCTCGCTGGTTGGCAATGGATGTTCATCATCGAGGCGATTCCTTCGGTGCTGTTGGGCCTGGCGGTGTTCTGGTACCTGGATGACCGCATCGACGATGCGCGCTGGCTGTCGACCACAGAGAAGTCGCGGCTGGGCCAGAACCTGCTGCGCGAGAAGACCGCCAAGACCGAACACGTGTCGATGCTGACGCTGCTCAAGGACCGGCGCGTGGTCCATATGGCGCTGATCTGCTATTGCACGGTGTCCAGCCTGTCCGGCCTGGCGTTCTGGATACCGTCGGTGATCCGCTCCACCGGCGTGGTGTCGCTGCTGGACATCGGCCTGCTGACGGCGGTGCCGAACATATGCGCAGTGATCTCGATGGTGCTGGTGTGCCGCCATTCGGACGCGACGCGGGAGCGCCGCTGGCACATGATCGTGCCCTTTCTGGTGGGTGGGACGGGTCTGGCGCTGAGCACGCTGTTCAGCCATAACCCGATGTTGGCCGTGGCCATGCTGTCGGTGGCGGCCGCCGGTTGCATGGTGTGCTCGCCGCTGTTCTGGAGTCTGCCGACGGCGTTCCTGGAAGGCAAGAGCGCGGCGGCGGGTATTGCCGGGATCAATTCGTTCGCAGGGTTGGCGGCCTTTGTCAGCCCGTACGCGATCGGTTGGATCAAGGACCTGACCGGTTCGACCGACTGGGGCATGTATTTCCTCGCCAGCTTCGCGCTGATCGGGGCGGTGCTGGTGTATCGCGTGCCGAAGAGCCTGGTCAACCGGTAG
- a CDS encoding error-prone DNA polymerase has product MRMDDDDTPGILAQLPGYAELQCQSNFSFLQGASHPEELIDRAAELGYAALAITDECSLAGVVRAHVEARARKLPLIIGATFQLRAAPDAAPLGLTLLAQTREGYGNLSELITLARTRAPKGEYRLAPEDLTDPPAGYAHLRHLPECLAILSPAYGTDADRMAEQARWLARVFPHRAWVGLTLLHRSRDDLHRAAVEQAAQAAELPLVALGQVQMHLRSRKPLHDTLTGIRTRQPVSQCGYELSGNAEQHLRTRMRLANLYPPQAMAQTLAVARRCAFSLDELRYEYPDEIIPRGHTPATYLRQETLAGAARRFPLGTPDSVTTQIEKELALITDLHYEAYFLTVYDIVQFARGQGILCQGRGSAANSAVCYCLGITEVDPVRGNNLFERFISKERNEPPDIDVDFEHQRREEVIQYIYGKYGRERAALTAVVISYRPRSVLRDTGSALGVDLGVIDAVARAHQWWDGKKEMLRTLGACGLDPESQVARHWASLAQTLMGFPRHLSQHPGGFVISRGKLSRLVPIENAAMADRSVVQWDKDDLDALGLLKVDVLALGMLSALRRTLELAGQRRGQPLRLQDIPPDDTPTYDMICDADTIGVFQIESRAQMTMLPRLRPRQYYDLVVQVAIVRPGPIQGGMVHPYLRRRQGKEPETYPSEKVRGVLSRTMGVPIFQEQVMQIAVVAAGFTPGESDQLRRSMAAWKRKGGVDKYRTKLVGGLLAHGYKLDFAEALFRQIEGFGEYGFPESHAASFALLAYASSWLKRHEPEAFLAALLNSQPMGFYAPAQLVQDARRHGVCVLPPDVTISGWDSALETLPEGHPGARRTTHPHAPSTDGPRPAVRLGLSLIQGMREDAARRIEDARATAPFADTGDLARRAALNRHDLNALAAGDALRTLAGHRRQASWEAAASVQSRDLLRDAAIQETQAPQLSAPSEGQTVAADYRSVGLTLHSHPVALLRPQLAARNFQPASVLNGYPDKRVARACGIVTVRQRPQTAKGVIFVTLEDETGPVNVVVRTELIERQRRELLGASLLGVYGSWQSVDGVRHLIAQRLVDLSELLGDLNTQSRNFH; this is encoded by the coding sequence ATGCGCATGGACGACGACGATACCCCCGGCATCCTGGCGCAGCTGCCCGGCTACGCCGAGCTGCAATGCCAGTCCAATTTTTCTTTCCTGCAGGGCGCTTCGCACCCCGAGGAACTGATCGACCGCGCCGCCGAGCTGGGCTATGCCGCCCTCGCCATCACCGACGAATGCTCGCTGGCGGGCGTGGTCCGCGCCCACGTGGAGGCCCGCGCCCGCAAGCTGCCGCTCATCATCGGCGCCACCTTCCAGCTGCGCGCCGCGCCCGACGCCGCGCCGCTGGGCCTGACCCTGCTGGCGCAGACCCGCGAGGGCTACGGCAACCTGTCCGAATTGATCACCCTGGCCCGCACCCGCGCGCCCAAGGGCGAATACCGGCTGGCGCCCGAAGACCTCACCGATCCGCCCGCGGGCTACGCCCATCTGCGCCACCTGCCCGAATGCCTGGCCATCCTGAGTCCCGCCTACGGCACCGATGCCGACCGCATGGCCGAGCAGGCGCGCTGGCTGGCGCGCGTCTTCCCCCACCGCGCCTGGGTCGGGCTGACCCTGCTGCACCGCTCGCGCGACGACCTGCACCGCGCCGCGGTCGAACAAGCCGCGCAGGCCGCGGAACTGCCCCTCGTGGCCTTGGGCCAGGTGCAGATGCACCTACGTTCGCGCAAGCCGCTGCACGACACGCTGACCGGCATCCGCACCCGCCAGCCGGTGTCGCAGTGCGGCTACGAACTGTCCGGCAACGCCGAGCAGCACCTGCGCACGCGCATGCGGCTGGCCAACCTGTACCCGCCGCAAGCGATGGCCCAGACGCTGGCCGTGGCCCGCCGCTGCGCCTTCTCATTGGACGAGCTGCGCTACGAATACCCGGACGAGATCATTCCGCGCGGCCACACGCCGGCGACCTATCTGCGCCAGGAAACCCTGGCCGGAGCCGCCCGCCGCTTTCCTTTGGGCACGCCGGACAGCGTCACCACGCAGATCGAAAAAGAACTGGCCCTGATCACGGACCTGCACTACGAAGCCTATTTCCTGACGGTCTACGACATCGTCCAATTCGCCCGCGGCCAGGGCATCCTGTGCCAGGGCCGCGGGTCGGCCGCCAACTCGGCCGTCTGCTACTGCCTGGGCATCACCGAAGTGGACCCGGTGCGCGGCAACAACCTGTTCGAACGCTTCATCAGCAAGGAGCGCAACGAACCGCCCGACATCGACGTGGACTTCGAGCACCAGCGCCGCGAAGAGGTCATCCAGTACATCTACGGCAAGTATGGCCGCGAGCGCGCCGCGCTGACCGCCGTGGTCATCTCCTACCGCCCGCGCAGCGTATTGCGCGATACCGGCAGCGCGCTGGGCGTGGACCTCGGTGTCATCGACGCCGTGGCGCGCGCCCACCAATGGTGGGACGGCAAGAAGGAAATGCTGCGCACCCTGGGCGCCTGCGGCCTGGACCCGGAATCGCAGGTGGCGCGGCACTGGGCATCGCTAGCGCAGACGCTGATGGGCTTTCCGCGCCACCTGTCGCAGCACCCCGGCGGCTTCGTGATTTCACGCGGCAAGCTGTCGCGCCTGGTGCCCATCGAGAACGCCGCCATGGCGGACCGCAGCGTCGTGCAATGGGACAAGGACGACCTGGACGCACTCGGCCTGCTGAAGGTGGACGTGTTGGCGCTGGGCATGCTGTCGGCGTTGCGCCGCACGCTGGAGCTGGCCGGCCAGCGCCGCGGCCAGCCCTTGCGGCTGCAAGACATCCCACCGGACGACACACCTACCTACGACATGATCTGCGACGCCGACACCATAGGCGTGTTCCAGATCGAATCCCGCGCCCAGATGACCATGCTGCCGCGCCTGCGTCCGCGCCAATACTACGACCTGGTGGTACAGGTGGCCATTGTGCGCCCAGGGCCGATCCAGGGCGGCATGGTCCATCCCTACCTGCGCCGCCGCCAGGGCAAGGAGCCCGAAACCTATCCCAGCGAAAAAGTGCGCGGTGTGCTCAGCCGCACCATGGGCGTGCCCATCTTCCAGGAACAGGTCATGCAGATCGCCGTCGTGGCCGCCGGCTTCACGCCCGGCGAGTCCGACCAGTTGCGCCGCTCCATGGCCGCCTGGAAGCGCAAGGGTGGCGTGGACAAATACCGTACCAAGCTGGTCGGCGGCCTGCTGGCCCATGGCTACAAGCTGGACTTCGCCGAGGCGCTGTTCCGCCAGATCGAAGGCTTCGGCGAATACGGCTTCCCCGAAAGCCACGCCGCCAGCTTCGCCCTGCTGGCCTATGCCAGCTCGTGGCTCAAGCGGCACGAGCCCGAAGCCTTCCTGGCCGCCCTGCTCAACTCCCAGCCCATGGGCTTCTACGCCCCCGCGCAACTGGTGCAGGACGCCCGCCGCCACGGCGTCTGCGTGCTGCCGCCGGACGTGACGATCAGCGGCTGGGACTCGGCGCTGGAAACCCTGCCCGAAGGCCACCCCGGCGCCCGCCGTACCACGCATCCGCACGCCCCCTCCACCGACGGCCCCCGCCCCGCCGTCAGGCTGGGACTGAGCCTGATCCAGGGCATGCGCGAAGACGCCGCCCGGCGCATCGAGGACGCGCGCGCTACCGCACCCTTTGCCGACACCGGCGACCTGGCCCGCCGTGCCGCGCTCAACCGCCATGACCTGAACGCCCTGGCCGCCGGCGACGCCCTGCGCACCCTGGCCGGCCATCGCCGCCAGGCCAGCTGGGAAGCCGCCGCCAGCGTGCAGAGCCGCGACCTGCTGCGCGACGCCGCCATCCAGGAAACCCAGGCGCCGCAACTGTCCGCCCCCTCCGAGGGCCAGACCGTGGCGGCCGACTACCGCAGCGTGGGCCTGACCCTGCACAGCCACCCCGTGGCCCTGCTGCGCCCCCAACTGGCGGCGCGCAATTTCCAGCCCGCCTCGGTGTTGAACGGCTACCCCGACAAGCGCGTGGCGCGCGCCTGCGGCATCGTCACCGTGCGCCAGCGCCCGCAGACCGCCAAGGGCGTGATCTTCGTCACGCTGGAAGACGAGACCGGCCCCGTCAACGTGGTCGTGCGTACGGAACTCATCGAACGCCAGCGCCGGGAACTGTTGGGGGCCTCGCTGCTGGGCGTCTATGGATCCTGGCAAAGCGTGGACGGCGTGCGCCACCTGATCGCGCAACGCCTGGTGGATTTGTCCGAACTGCTGGGCGACTTGAACACCCAGAGCCGCAATTTCCACTGA
- a CDS encoding SGNH/GDSL hydrolase family protein translates to MNRFNLHSLVSAVALAGGLSVLAPSAAIAAQPPVQADAARSSWVSSWFASPQPLWEDSFVLPTEMPAELRGQTLRQTLMLSVGGPRLRVVLSNRYGTQPLEIGAASVALASGPSKISPASSRGLAFGGRPSVTVAPGAQVVSDPVDLPVAALAELAVSLYFPQATPVTTFHWGAQQTGALVRGDATAAAELPDAQALQGRAFLAGIWVESPSRAPVVVAFGDSLTDGNGSTPGANRRWPDFLARRLAPQGMGVANAGISGARVWGDKMGVNAMARFDADVLSQPGVRTVVMMMGINDIGWPDSGFAPDDAPMTAARLTEGYRQLAEAAHLRGVRIVGGTIAPYEGSLHGTPLSGHYNPAKDAVRREVNRWIRESGVFDAVVDFDAVLRDPAHPARLLAAYDSGDHLHPNDAGYQAMAQALDLATLFGD, encoded by the coding sequence ATGAATCGCTTCAATCTTCATTCCCTGGTTTCGGCCGTTGCGTTGGCCGGTGGCCTTTCGGTCCTGGCCCCGTCCGCCGCCATCGCCGCGCAGCCTCCTGTTCAGGCCGATGCCGCGCGTTCCAGTTGGGTCAGTTCCTGGTTCGCCAGCCCGCAACCGCTGTGGGAGGATTCTTTCGTGCTGCCCACGGAAATGCCGGCCGAATTGCGCGGCCAGACGCTGCGCCAGACCTTGATGCTCAGCGTGGGCGGACCGCGCCTGCGGGTGGTGTTGTCCAACCGCTATGGCACGCAGCCCCTGGAGATCGGGGCGGCCAGCGTTGCCTTGGCCTCCGGCCCTTCAAAGATCAGTCCGGCGTCCAGCCGCGGACTGGCCTTTGGCGGTCGGCCAAGCGTGACGGTGGCGCCGGGCGCGCAGGTCGTCAGCGATCCGGTGGACCTGCCGGTAGCCGCGCTGGCCGAGCTGGCCGTCAGCCTCTACTTCCCGCAGGCCACGCCGGTGACGACCTTCCATTGGGGCGCGCAGCAGACCGGCGCCCTGGTGCGGGGCGATGCCACTGCGGCGGCGGAGCTGCCGGATGCGCAGGCGCTGCAAGGCCGGGCCTTCCTGGCCGGGATCTGGGTCGAGAGCCCGTCGCGCGCGCCGGTGGTGGTGGCGTTTGGGGATTCCTTGACCGATGGCAATGGCTCGACGCCCGGCGCCAATCGCCGCTGGCCGGACTTCCTGGCGCGCCGTCTGGCGCCGCAGGGCATGGGCGTGGCGAACGCGGGCATTTCGGGCGCGAGGGTCTGGGGCGACAAGATGGGCGTGAACGCGATGGCGCGCTTCGATGCCGACGTACTGTCGCAGCCTGGCGTGCGCACGGTGGTGATGATGATGGGCATCAATGACATCGGTTGGCCGGACAGCGGCTTCGCGCCGGACGACGCGCCCATGACGGCGGCAAGGTTGACCGAGGGCTACCGGCAACTGGCGGAGGCCGCCCACCTGCGCGGCGTGCGCATCGTGGGTGGCACCATCGCGCCGTATGAAGGCTCGCTGCACGGCACGCCGCTGTCGGGCCACTACAACCCGGCGAAGGATGCGGTGCGGCGGGAGGTGAACCGCTGGATTCGCGAAAGCGGCGTGTTCGACGCGGTGGTGGATTTTGACGCGGTGCTGCGTGATCCGGCGCATCCGGCGCGGCTGCTGGCCGCGTATGACTCGGGCGACCACCTGCATCCCAACGATGCCGGCTACCAGGCCATGGCGCAGGCCTTGGATCTGGCCACGCTGTTCGGCGATTGA
- a CDS encoding LysR family transcriptional regulator has product MDTLRAMRAFVRAVELGTLSAVAREQALSQPALSKIVAALEKDLNVRLLERSTTRVVPTEQGKRFYERATRVLEEYSEAVADARGQTEKPAGFLRINAPVALGQFRLNALVRKFLDEYPDIQVELILNDRFVDLVEEGVDVALRLGGNLPPNAIARKAAESPRYLVAAPSYLAQRGKPRAPRDLAAHEYVRFAWLAAGDTLELHQGATLATVQTQGRFRVNNALAIRESLAMGAGIGLCPAWLVQDLVASGELLRVLPKWSATPQEAYLIYPSRRYQSLRARLLIDFLNDRLARLPGMQTPQPQTARTSVR; this is encoded by the coding sequence ATGGATACCCTGCGCGCCATGCGGGCCTTCGTCCGCGCCGTGGAGCTGGGCACACTGTCGGCCGTGGCCCGCGAACAGGCGCTGAGCCAACCGGCCCTGAGCAAGATCGTCGCCGCGCTGGAAAAGGACCTTAACGTGCGGCTGCTGGAACGCAGCACCACCCGCGTCGTACCCACCGAGCAAGGCAAGCGTTTCTACGAGCGCGCCACCCGCGTGCTGGAGGAATATTCCGAAGCCGTCGCCGACGCCCGCGGCCAGACCGAAAAGCCCGCCGGCTTCCTGCGCATCAACGCGCCCGTGGCGCTGGGCCAGTTCCGCTTGAATGCACTGGTCCGCAAGTTCCTGGACGAATACCCCGACATCCAGGTCGAACTGATCCTGAACGACCGGTTCGTGGACCTGGTGGAAGAAGGCGTGGACGTGGCGCTGCGCCTGGGCGGCAACCTGCCGCCCAACGCCATCGCGCGCAAGGCGGCCGAGTCGCCGCGCTACCTGGTGGCAGCCCCCTCCTACCTGGCGCAGCGCGGCAAGCCCCGCGCGCCCCGCGATCTGGCCGCCCACGAATACGTGCGCTTTGCCTGGCTGGCCGCGGGCGACACCCTGGAACTGCACCAGGGCGCCACCCTCGCCACCGTCCAGACCCAGGGACGTTTCCGCGTCAACAACGCCCTGGCCATCCGCGAAAGCCTGGCCATGGGCGCCGGCATCGGCCTATGCCCCGCGTGGCTGGTGCAGGACCTGGTCGCCAGCGGCGAACTGCTGCGCGTGCTGCCCAAATGGAGCGCCACGCCGCAAGAGGCCTACCTCATCTACCCGTCGCGCCGTTACCAGTCGCTGCGCGCGCGGCTGCTGATCGACTTCCTGAACGACCGGCTGGCCCGCCTGCCCGGCATGCAAACGCCTCAACCGCAGACGGCGCGGACCAGCGTCCGATAG
- a CDS encoding M20 family metallo-hydrolase: MTGATLEAGREAVRIDGARLLRRIADLARVGAIEGGGVCRLALTDADRQGRDLVVQWMRELGLAVTVDGIGNVVGLRAGRKAGPPVMTGSHIDTVRTGGRYDGNLGVLAGLEVVAALNDASVVTERSIAVAFFTNEEGARFAPDMMGSLVFQGDLALADALATVGIDGTTVGENLARIGYAGTAPVGNNEVHAFVELHVEQGPVLEHEDYTIGAVTGVQGIHWIEFTVRGVSNHAGTTPMALRHDAGIVAARIACFARDLTVELGAGQLATVGQVNLFPNLINVIPNRATFTLDLRNTDGAALQEAIARCMKYAAQAAADEGVELSHRVLADFAPVAFDEAIVGRVEDIARSRGHRVRRLPSGAGHDAQMLARMCPTGMVFVPSVGGLSHNVAEFTHDQDIEAGAGVLLELMLELAEQ; encoded by the coding sequence ATGACTGGCGCCACGCTTGAGGCCGGCCGCGAGGCCGTGCGGATCGACGGCGCCCGCCTGTTGCGCCGCATTGCCGACCTGGCGCGGGTCGGCGCCATCGAGGGCGGCGGCGTCTGCCGCCTGGCGCTGACGGACGCGGACCGGCAGGGACGCGATCTGGTGGTGCAGTGGATGCGCGAACTGGGCCTGGCCGTGACGGTGGACGGCATAGGCAATGTGGTGGGCCTGCGGGCCGGGCGCAAGGCCGGCCCGCCCGTGATGACAGGGTCGCACATCGACACGGTACGCACCGGCGGTCGCTACGACGGCAACCTGGGGGTGCTGGCCGGGCTGGAAGTGGTCGCGGCCTTGAACGACGCGAGCGTGGTCACTGAAAGGTCGATAGCGGTGGCGTTCTTCACCAACGAGGAAGGCGCGCGCTTTGCGCCGGACATGATGGGCAGCCTGGTGTTCCAGGGCGACTTGGCGCTGGCGGATGCGCTGGCCACGGTCGGTATAGACGGCACCACGGTGGGCGAGAACCTGGCCCGCATCGGCTATGCCGGGACGGCTCCGGTAGGCAATAACGAGGTGCATGCCTTTGTCGAGCTGCATGTGGAACAGGGGCCGGTGCTGGAGCATGAGGACTACACCATCGGCGCGGTGACCGGGGTGCAGGGCATCCACTGGATCGAGTTCACCGTGCGGGGAGTGTCCAACCATGCCGGCACCACGCCAATGGCGTTGCGCCATGACGCCGGCATCGTGGCGGCGCGCATCGCGTGCTTTGCACGGGATCTGACCGTCGAATTGGGGGCGGGGCAACTGGCGACTGTTGGCCAGGTCAATCTGTTTCCCAACCTGATCAACGTCATCCCCAACCGCGCCACCTTCACGCTGGACCTGCGCAACACCGATGGCGCGGCCTTGCAGGAGGCGATTGCGCGCTGCATGAAGTACGCGGCGCAGGCTGCGGCGGACGAAGGGGTGGAACTGAGCCATCGGGTGCTGGCCGATTTTGCGCCGGTGGCGTTCGACGAGGCCATCGTCGGCCGGGTCGAGGACATCGCGCGTAGCCGCGGGCACCGCGTGCGGCGGCTGCCCAGCGGCGCCGGGCACGATGCCCAGATGCTGGCGCGCATGTGCCCGACGGGCATGGTGTTTGTTCCCAGCGTGGGCGGGCTGTCGCACAACGTCGCCGAATTCACGCATGACCAGGATATCGAGGCGGGCGCCGGCGTGTTGCTAGAGCTGATGCTCGAACTCGCAGAACAATGA
- a CDS encoding N-carbamoyl-D-amino-acid hydrolase produces the protein MSRIINVAAAQLGPIQRSDTRRDVVERLLAHLRQAHAMGCQLVVFPELALTTFFPRWYMEDPAEIDAFYESEMPGPQTRVLFETARKLGIGFYLGYAELAVEQGVKRRFNTSILVNQNGDIIGKYRKVHLPGHAEHEPWRAFQHLEKHYFEPGESFDVWRGFGGVMGMALCNDRRWSETYRVMGLQGAEMILLGYNTPVHNPPAPEHDDLSMFHNHLVMQAGAYQNGTWVVGVAKAGKEEGCEMIGGSCIIAPSGEIVAACSTKGDELAIARCDLDLCLSYKSTTFNFGRHRRPEAYGLITERRGAVEPAPEVAATA, from the coding sequence ATGTCACGCATCATCAATGTCGCGGCCGCGCAGCTTGGGCCGATTCAGCGCAGCGACACACGCCGCGACGTCGTCGAGCGCCTGCTCGCGCATCTGCGCCAGGCCCATGCCATGGGCTGCCAGCTGGTGGTTTTTCCGGAACTGGCGCTGACGACTTTCTTTCCGCGCTGGTACATGGAAGATCCGGCCGAGATCGACGCGTTCTATGAAAGCGAGATGCCCGGTCCGCAGACCCGGGTGCTGTTCGAGACCGCGCGCAAGCTGGGCATAGGCTTTTACCTGGGCTATGCGGAGCTGGCGGTGGAGCAGGGCGTCAAGCGCCGCTTCAACACGTCGATCCTGGTGAACCAGAACGGCGACATCATCGGCAAGTACCGCAAGGTGCATTTGCCTGGGCATGCCGAGCATGAGCCGTGGCGCGCATTCCAGCATCTGGAGAAGCACTATTTCGAGCCAGGCGAGTCGTTCGATGTCTGGCGCGGCTTTGGCGGCGTGATGGGCATGGCCTTGTGCAACGACCGCCGCTGGTCCGAGACCTATCGCGTGATGGGCCTGCAAGGCGCGGAAATGATTCTGCTCGGCTACAACACGCCGGTGCACAATCCGCCGGCGCCCGAGCATGACGACCTGTCCATGTTCCACAACCACCTGGTGATGCAGGCGGGCGCCTATCAGAACGGCACCTGGGTGGTGGGCGTGGCCAAGGCCGGCAAGGAAGAGGGCTGCGAGATGATAGGCGGCAGCTGCATCATCGCGCCGTCGGGCGAGATCGTGGCCGCCTGCTCGACCAAGGGCGATGAGCTGGCGATCGCGCGCTGCGACCTGGACCTGTGCCTGTCCTACAAGAGCACGACTTTCAATTTCGGCCGGCACCGGCGTCCCGAGGCTTACGGCCTGATCACGGAACGCAGAGGCGCGGTGGAACCTGCGCCGGAGGTGGCGGCAACCGCCTGA